DNA sequence from the Alkaliphilus metalliredigens QYMF genome:
TCTAATTAAAAGCTTCGACAGGGGTACAATTTTAGAAATTGTACTGAAAGTGTATTGAAAAAAGATTGAAATTAGTGTAAAATATGAGTAAGGATATAACTATTTAGGGGGACTTGAGAAATGAATAAAAAGTTGATGATTATTTTAATGATTGTGTTGATCAGTGCAGTAGCTGGATGTACCAGTGCAAAGGAGGAAACCATCAGAATGGGCTTTGTACCCATGATGGATGGAGATAAATTAATTGAATCCGTTGAGCCATTAGCTGAAATGCTATCAGAGGAAATTGGCGTAAAAGTAGAAGCTTTTACAGCCACAAACTATGTTGGCGTAGTAGAAGGTTTAGGGTCAGGACAGGTGGATTTCGGGTTTATTCCTCCATTTGCATATGTTTTGGCTAATAGTGAAAGCAATGCCCAAGTTGTATTGACAGCTTTAAATAGTAGTGGAGAAAGTAGTTATCGGTCACAATTTTTAGTGAGAAGTGATTCAGATATTAACGATTTTCAAGACATTCATAATAAGACGGTGGCTTTCGTAGATCCGTCGTCCACATCGGGGTACTTATTTCCAGGAGCTCACTTAATGGCAGAGGGTGTAGAGCTGGAACAGGATATTGAATACATTTATAGCGGTGGACATGATAAGGCCTTACAGCTTCTTTTAAATGGTGATGTCGATGTGGCCACTACATTTGTTGATGTGAGACAGAGATATGAAAAGGATTTTCCTAATGCCATGGAACAAACAAGGGTATTAGGATATACAAATGATATACCTAACATCAGTGTAACGGTAAAGGGAAGCATGGATGCTGACATGCAAGAGAAAATAAAAAATGCGTTATTGACAATA
Encoded proteins:
- a CDS encoding phosphate/phosphite/phosphonate ABC transporter substrate-binding protein — its product is MNKKLMIILMIVLISAVAGCTSAKEETIRMGFVPMMDGDKLIESVEPLAEMLSEEIGVKVEAFTATNYVGVVEGLGSGQVDFGFIPPFAYVLANSESNAQVVLTALNSSGESSYRSQFLVRSDSDINDFQDIHNKTVAFVDPSSTSGYLFPGAHLMAEGVELEQDIEYIYSGGHDKALQLLLNGDVDVATTFVDVRQRYEKDFPNAMEQTRVLGYTNDIPNISVTVKGSMDADMQEKIKNALLTIAEDEEGSALLKELFNMYGFVEATDEDYNIIRETAKSMNVDLQEAN